One stretch of Magnetospirillum sp. WYHS-4 DNA includes these proteins:
- a CDS encoding ATP-binding protein → MRNTFVMTSNTKAFVAALAALRDRGAGEACLMVVDGEPGLSKTRTAEWWAVQQGAVLLRAKREWTPSWMLRDLLGRVTTEPPANSFEKMYRQALEHLARLAKQAERDGLTPAVLIDEADHIIGNGRAMETLRDLSDSLEIPFVFVGMGKISHQLKRYPQIASRVGQRVEFQRLSRQDVDALVKGLCEAEVAPDLVDFLYAETKGRAREIKEALAPVERAGRRNPGRPVDLAALAGAVLFNDRETTKPVKVPGAR, encoded by the coding sequence ATGCGCAACACGTTCGTCATGACCAGTAATACCAAGGCCTTCGTGGCCGCCCTGGCGGCGCTCCGGGACCGGGGAGCCGGCGAGGCCTGCCTGATGGTGGTGGACGGCGAACCTGGTCTTTCCAAGACCCGCACGGCCGAATGGTGGGCGGTCCAACAAGGCGCGGTGCTGCTGCGCGCCAAGCGCGAATGGACCCCGTCCTGGATGCTGCGCGACCTGCTGGGCCGGGTCACGACGGAACCGCCCGCCAACAGCTTCGAGAAGATGTACCGCCAGGCGCTGGAACACCTGGCGAGGCTCGCCAAGCAGGCGGAACGGGACGGCCTGACGCCGGCCGTGCTGATCGATGAGGCCGACCACATCATCGGCAACGGCCGGGCGATGGAGACCCTGCGGGACCTGTCCGATTCCCTGGAAATCCCCTTCGTCTTCGTCGGCATGGGCAAGATCAGCCACCAGCTGAAGCGCTATCCTCAGATCGCGTCCCGCGTCGGCCAGCGGGTCGAATTCCAGCGCCTGTCCCGGCAGGACGTGGACGCCCTGGTGAAGGGGCTGTGCGAGGCCGAGGTGGCCCCCGACCTGGTGGACTTCCTCTATGCCGAAACCAAGGGGCGGGCGCGGGAAATCAAGGAAGCCCTGGCCCCCGTCGAGCGGGCCGGGCGGCGCAACCCCGGCCGGCCGGTGGACCTGGCCGCCCTGGCCGGCGCCGTGCTGTTCAACGACCGCGAGACGACCAAGCCGGTCAAGGTGCCGGGGGCGCGTTGA